In Gossypium arboreum isolate Shixiya-1 chromosome 5, ASM2569848v2, whole genome shotgun sequence, a single genomic region encodes these proteins:
- the LOC108450151 gene encoding probable WRKY transcription factor 7, translating into MAVELMMGYDGGNSFVRKIEETALNEAKTAGIQGVEELIRLMSKSQQLYNQDASSKTSSPSGSEPAMELQAITDKTVKSFKKVISLLGQPRTGHARFRRAPLSHLEQEVKHQQQDARQPGQKIPESGDSSLQVAKNQVSAFKPFCSSLGHRLPPLPHNHHQSKSSSLLVPKTGLLERNETASAINFSSSPPLSDGNSFMSSLTGDTDSMHPSLSSGFQFTSPFHIPCSGKPQFSSSLKRKCNSKDDAALKCGSSSSRCHCSKKRKSRVKRVVRVPAISSKMADIPPDDYSWRKYGQKPIKGSPHPRGYYKCSSVRGCPARKHVERAMDDPMMLIVTYEGDHNHSHISDSPAPLVLESS; encoded by the exons ATGGCTGTGGAATTGATGATGGGGTACGATGGTGGTAATAGTTTTGTAAGGAAAATAGAGGAAACTGCCTTGAATGAAGCTAAAACTGCTGGGATTCAAGGTGTTGAAGAATTGATAAGGTTGATGTCCAAAAGTCAACAGCTTTACAATCAAGATGCTTCTTCTAAAACTTCTTCTCCGTCGGGTTCAGAGCCGGCGATGGAACTCCAAGCTATTACAGATAAGACTGTTAAGTCCTTCAAGAAGGTTATTTCTTTATTGGGGCAGCCCAGAACCGGACATGCTCGATTTAGACGTGCTCCTCTTAGTCATCTCGAACAAGAGGTGAAACACCAGCAACAAGATGCACGACAACCTGGGCAAAAGATACCAGAGTCAGGGGATTCTTCTCTTCAAGTAGCCAAAAATCAGGTGTCTGCTTTTAAGCCTTTTTGTTCAAGTCTGGGTCATAGGTTGCCTCCTCTGCCTCACAATCACCACCAGAGTAAAAGCAGTTCTCTTTTGGTGCCAAAGACTGGTCTTTTGGAGAGAAATGAAACGGCCAGTGCTATCAATTTTTCATCTTCGCCGCCTTTGTCTGATGGGAATTCTTTTATGTCTTCATTAACAGGGGACACTGATAGCATGCATCCATCTTTGTCTTCTGGTTTTCAATTCACTAGTCCTTTCCATATCCCTTGTTCTGGTAAACCTCAGTTTTCTTCCTCTTTGAAGAGAAAGTGTAATTCCAAGGACGATGCTGCTCTCAAGTGTGGATCTTCCTCTAGCCGGTGCCACTGCTCCAAAAAAAG gaaatCAAGAGTGAAGAGAGTCGTTAGAGTTCCAGCTATTAGCAGCAAGATGGCTGATATTCCTCCTGATGACTATTCCTGGAGAAAGTATGGCCAGAAACCAATCAAAGGTTCTCCTCATCCAAG GGGCTATTATAAGTGTAGCAGCGTAAGAGGCTGCCCTGCAAGGAAACATGTAGAGCGAGCTATGGACGACCCAATGATGCTGATTGTAACCTATGAAGGAGATCACAATCATAGCCACATCTCGGATTCCCCAGCACCTTTGGTCCTTGAGTCTTCTTAG